From a single Chloroflexota bacterium genomic region:
- a CDS encoding MFS transporter, with protein sequence MIFSRLSFARGLSQSGSYKWWVFLALAIGTFTSVADFGSLNVTMPTIAEHFGTDLPTTQWVLIGYALAISALLLPMGRMSDIVGRKRVYIGGFVIFLVGGVLAATSDSIAMLIAFKILQGVGASMTQGTGMAMVLATFGNEERGKALGSFITVVGTGNVAGPALGGFIAGTLGWQWVFYYGAILGLLAIAAAVLVLDGRIYSKRGVGSMSFDWLGAALSTAALVSFLMVMTTAPRLGWTYPPVLGGCAALVALVAVFIWWELRCETPMIDLRLFRMRLISLGVASQFISFIGNSSMRFLLPFYLQAVLGYSPQQIGLIFVPASISMIVTGPISGRLSDRFGYRWFTVSGLFMSVFGLLLLSTLTTESSVWIVAIGMLLQTGGTGTFYPPNNSSIMQQVPERRYGVMSGFINLVRNSGNITGTAVATAIVSAVMVSMGFLPNLSAVTETGDAGLLNAFVAGLRTAYIIVAGLVFVAVIFSFIRPTTSAATSAVATSADAKSEESGAEPQQVR encoded by the coding sequence ATGATATTTTCCCGTCTTTCCTTCGCTCGCGGATTATCGCAGAGCGGTAGTTACAAGTGGTGGGTGTTTCTTGCGCTCGCTATTGGCACATTTACTTCGGTCGCCGATTTTGGCAGCCTCAATGTTACGATGCCCACCATCGCCGAGCACTTCGGCACGGACTTGCCTACGACGCAGTGGGTGCTGATTGGCTACGCGCTCGCCATCAGCGCGCTGCTGCTGCCGATGGGCAGGATGTCCGATATTGTCGGGCGCAAGCGCGTGTATATCGGCGGATTCGTCATCTTTCTAGTCGGCGGCGTGCTCGCGGCGACGTCGGACAGCATCGCAATGCTCATCGCGTTCAAGATACTGCAGGGCGTAGGCGCGAGCATGACGCAGGGCACCGGCATGGCGATGGTGCTCGCCACATTCGGGAATGAGGAACGCGGCAAGGCGCTCGGGTCGTTCATCACCGTCGTTGGCACGGGCAATGTCGCTGGGCCTGCGCTCGGCGGCTTTATCGCCGGGACATTGGGCTGGCAGTGGGTCTTCTACTACGGAGCCATACTGGGACTGCTTGCAATCGCGGCGGCGGTTCTGGTGCTGGACGGGCGGATATATTCCAAGCGCGGCGTGGGCAGCATGTCCTTCGACTGGCTCGGCGCGGCACTGTCCACGGCGGCGCTAGTGTCGTTCCTGATGGTGATGACCACCGCGCCGCGACTCGGCTGGACATACCCGCCGGTGCTTGGTGGCTGCGCCGCGCTCGTGGCGCTGGTCGCCGTGTTTATCTGGTGGGAGCTGCGCTGCGAGACTCCGATGATAGACCTGCGCCTGTTCAGAATGCGCCTCATATCGCTTGGAGTCGCCTCTCAATTCATATCGTTCATCGGCAACTCGTCGATGCGCTTCCTGTTGCCATTCTACCTGCAGGCGGTTCTAGGATACTCGCCGCAGCAAATCGGGCTCATCTTCGTGCCGGCGTCGATTTCGATGATAGTTACAGGGCCAATCAGCGGGCGATTGTCTGACCGATTCGGCTATCGCTGGTTCACGGTGAGCGGGCTGTTCATGTCGGTCTTCGGGCTGCTACTGCTGTCCACGCTGACGACAGAATCATCGGTGTGGATTGTCGCGATAGGCATGCTGCTTCAGACGGGCGGAACGGGCACATTCTACCCGCCTAACAACTCGTCGATAATGCAGCAGGTGCCGGAGAGACGTTACGGCGTGATGTCCGGCTTCATCAACCTCGTGCGCAACTCGGGAAACATAACCGGCACAGCGGTTGCCACGGCGATAGTGTCGGCGGTAATGGTGTCTATGGGCTTCCTGCCCAACCTATCCGCGGTAACGGAAACAGGCGACGCCGGGTTGCTGAACGCCTTTGTGGCCGGATTGCGCACCGCGTACATCATAGTCGCGGGCCTAGTTTTCGTCGCCGTCATATTCTCATTCATCCGCCCGACGACTTCAGCAGCGACATCTGCCGTTGCCACTAGCGCAGATGCTAAGTCCGAGGAATCTGGAGCAGAGCCGCAGCAAGTGCGGTAG